Genomic segment of Myxococcus xanthus:
CGCCATCACTCCGGATACCGCTGAGCCCCGCGGCTTCTTCGTGCAGGCCACGGCGGAAGGCCCCGCATTGTTCGTCAGCCACTCCGACGCGGTGCAGGTGGCCGTGGGGGACCGGGTCTCCTTCAAGGTGGTCACGAAGATCCTCCAGTCCGGCAACGCCGCGGCGGATTACAAGCTGGACACCGCGAGCGTCATCTCCGACTTCCAGAAGCTGAGCTCGGGCCACCCCGTGCGGAAGCTCGCGGCGGACGGCGGCCTGGTGACGCACGTCACCGACGACGCGGTGGTGAACCTCGACACCTACGAGAGCCGGCTCGTCCGGGTGACCGGCAGGGTGACCACCACGGCGGGCGCCGGCAAGCAGGCGGGTACCGGCTATAAGATCGCGCAGTTCGCGATGGACGGGACCCCGCTCACGGGCGGGTTGGGGCCGCGGCTGCGCATGCCCACCGGGCTGGCCGACCTCGTCGGCGTCGGGCTGAACTGCCGGGTCTCCGTCGAGGCGGGCGTGATGTGGCGCTACGACGATGCGACCAACACCCCCAATCCCCAGACGCCGTACTACCCCATGCCCCTGGTGACGGCCTTCTCGCTGTCGGATTTCTCGGTGGATTGCTCGGGAACGGCGATCACCCTGAAGGTGCAGACCGTGGTCCCGCTGTCGCCCACGCAGTTGCGGGTGACCTTCGAGCCCGGCATCGACCCGGGCACCCTCGCGGACGTGGCGACCCAGTTCACCTTCGGTGACAGCGGGCTGACCGCCTCGGCCTACACCCTCGACGAGAAGACCCTGGTGCTCACCACGACCGCGCAGGAGCCCGGCACGCAGTACACGCTGTCGGTGGACCCGTCGGTGAAGAGCTACACCGGCGTCAGCGTGAGTGGGACGGCCACCTTCAAGGGCTACCGGGTGCCGGCGCTGCTCGTCATCAACGAGGTGAACCCGAACATCACCACGGGCGTCTCCGCGACGAACAACCGCGACCTCATCGAGCTCAAGGCCGTGACGGCAGGGGCCATCGAGGGCATCACGCTCACCGAGGAGGCCACCAGCGTGTCCCGGCTGGCGACCCTGCCGGACGTGACGGTGGCCGCGGGGGACCTCATCGTCATCCACTTCCGTCCGAACTCGGCCGAGCTCGCTGCGGGCAATGACACCCTGTCCAAGGACGAGAAGACGTACGAGACGTTCTACCCGGGGGCGTGGGACGTCGTGACGGGGACCAGCAGCCATCCGACCTTCAATGACCGCCTGCTGCGCCTCGCGAATCCGCAGGGCGACACGCAGGACGTGGTGGCCTTCTCCCACAAGAGCATGACCGCCGCCCGTCCGCCCAACTACCCCGTCGTCCTCCGGGCCGCCCAGGAGGAGGGCCACTGGAGTCCGGTGGACTGCCGCGGTGAGACGGCCACCCCGGTGCCGTGCGCCTACGACAGCGCTCCGCTGACGGCGCTCGACGTCTCGGTGGACTGGGGCGTGGTGGAGGAGAACACCCAGAGCGTGTCCCGCTATCAGGGGGCCGACACCCACTCGATGGTGGACTGGGCCTTCTCGGAGACGTCCAGCTTCGGCGAGGAGAACCCGGCCCGGCCGTAGTCCGGCTGGCGACGCTCCCCTGAAGTAGCGAGGGCCGCGCTCCCGTGCAGGGGGCGCGGCCCTCTTTTTTCATCGGTGCACCCTGTGCGGAGGAGCGAATCCCTCCACCGCGACAGGGGGACGGATGCCGCTACGCGCGTCGCCGGGTGCGAACGGCTCCCACGAGCAGCCCGAACAGGGAGAGCAGCAGCCCAGGCGATGAGCCGCCCGTGCTGGAGCAGCCACCCGAGGAGCCGCTAGAGGACGGCTGCACCGTCACCCCGAGCACCGCCGTGCTGGCGCCGCCGCGGGCGTCCGTCGCGGTGAGCTCGAAGTGCAGCGTCACGGCCTGCTTCACCTCGGGCGCGCGGAACGTCACCTGCGCACCCTCGGACGCGGAGAGGGTGACGGACGGTCCCGCCACCTGCTTCCACCCGAAGGTGAGGGCGTCGCCATCCGGGTCGCTGGACGCGGACGCGTCGAGCGTCACCTGCGCCCCCGACCGAGCGTCACCCACCAGCCGCGGAAGGGCCTGGGGCGCCTTGTTGGCGTGCCGCACCGTCACCGTCGCCGTCATCGGGGCGCTGGACAGCCCGTTCGCGCTGGCGATGGCCTCGAAGCGCAGCACCGTCTCCGCCCGCACCTCGGGGGCGGTGAACGACGGGGTGGCCGTGTCGGCTCCCTGCAGCTCCACCGCGGGGCCCTCCACCTGACGCCACGTCCAGGTGAGGGCATCCCCGTCCGGGTCCACCGCCGTCGCGCTGAGGCTCGCGGTGGCCAGCGGGTCCACCACCTGCTCCGAGCCCGCATCCGCCACGGGCGCCCGGTCGACGTTGCGCACCATCACCGTCACGGTGGCCGTCTTGCTCTGGGCCCTGCCGTCGTTCACCACCAGCGTGAAGGTGAGCTGAGTATCGGCGGCCACCTCGGGCACCTTGAAGCTCGGCGTGGCGCTGGAGCCCGCCTTGAGCGCGACGGCGGGACCGGACGTCTGCGCCCACTTGTAGGAGATGAGCTCCCCGTCCGGGTCGCTCGAGGCGCGGGCGTCCAGCGTCACGGGCTCCGAGGAGAACTCCGCCACCTCCGCCGGCGCGGTCACCACCGCCGTGGGGGCGCGGTTGACGTTGAGGACCCAGGCCCGGACCTGGTGTGCCGCGCTGGTCTCCAGGCCATCGCGCACCACGAGCTGGAACGTCAGGATGGAGTCGTCGGGCACATCCGCCGTGAACGACGGGGTGGCCGTGTCCGCGTTCACCAGGGTGACCGCCGGCCCGCTCACCTGCGTCCAGTGGTAGGTGAGGGGCTGGCCCTCCGGGTCATAGCTGGCGGTGCCGTCCAGCGTGTGGCGCACGAGCTCCAGTGCCCCCGTCTCGGGGTTCCTCACGCGCTCATACACCGGGGCGCTGGGGCTGCCGACGTCGCGCCCGGCGTTGGCCACCGGCCGCTGGTTGCAGGTGGCGCCGTCGCCCTGCTCGTCCACCCGGCCGCTGAAGGGCATGCGCTCCACGTTGGTGAAGCGCACGTCGTCCAGGTCGAAGCCGTACGCGCCCACCGCGGTGTCGGTACCAATGCGGAAGCGGAACTGGACGTTCTTGCCGGCGAACATGTCCGCCAGCCGCAGCTCGGCGGTGGACCACTCCGGGAAGCGCACCGTCTTGCCGTTCTCCTGCGTGACGTTCTGGCCCACCCACGCGTTGCGGTACATCAGCGGGTTGGGCCCCTGCTCGATGTAGCCCGGGGAGCCGTCCGTCGGGTCGATGGAGTAGATGGAGGCCACGCCCATCGCGGCGATGTCGTACCACTGCAGGCCGTCGTGGGTGAACTCGAGGACGGCGCCGTCGTAGTACGGGAAGATGGAGCCGCCGGGGTAGATGTCGGACTCGAACGAGTGGCGGTAGCGGAAGCTGAACGAGAAGGCGCCGGTCTCATTCACCTTCATCCAGGGGGAGATGAGGAAGAGGTCCGCCTGTACTGCCGGGTTGGGCGCGTGCATGTAGCGCCCGCCCTCCGGACCCTGGACCTTCCAGTCCGCCTCGCCGTAGGGGTTGAGCCACGTGGACGAGGTCCATGACGACAGGGCGCCCTCGAAGTCGTCCTCCGCCGCCGCGCCGGGCACTTCGTCGTAGTTCACCCGAGGGTCAAACGTCGTGCTGCTCGCGCTGGCGGGGAGCGAGGGCTCGTCGAAGGTGATGCGCAGGCCGGCGTGTGCGTTCGGCTGCGCGGCGGCCAACCTCACCGGGAGGGTGGCGGTGGCCGTGCCGCCGCGGCCCATCGAGCTGAAGGTCAGGGTGTTGCCCGAGGGGAACTCCAGCGTGGCCGTGCTGCTGGTGGTGGAGACGGTGCCGGAGAAGGCGCCCAGCGAACCGCTGCCCACGTTGCGCACGCTCACGCGCAGCAGGCCCGTCTCGCCCACGTCGAGCACGCCGTCCTTGTCGCAGCCCTCCAGGGCGTCATCGAGCCGCAGGGAGGTGACCTCGATGAAGTTGCCCGCCGCGAAGCTCTCCACCACGCCCACGTGGTCCATGGAGTCACGGTCCGGCGCCTTCGCGCCCATGCCGGCACCGCGCTTGGCGAAGGCCTGGAGGAAGCGCTGGTAGTCGGCCGGGTCGCTCGCGGCGGTGACCGCGAGCAGCGCGTCGCGCGCCTCGAGGAAGGTGGGGGAGACGGGCGTGGCCTTGTACCCGGCGACCAGGTAGTGCTTCATGCGGTCCTGGGCCTCCTGGAAGGGGTGGGCCTGGAGGAGCGACACGTAGCACTCCCAGAGCATGGAGGCCCACACCTCGCCGCTGCTGTGCACGGCGGAGTTGCCGAGGCCCGCCTGACCGTAGGCGAGCGGGTGGCTCGTCGGAAGGGGATTGCCGTTCTCGATGTGCCGGAAGGTCAGCGCGTTGCGGCTCGACGCCAGCGTCGGTGCGGTGGCGTAAGGCGCGCGGCGCACGCCGTAGTAGTAGCCGTCGCCGCCGCCACCGCCCGAAACGTAGCCGCCGACGGCGTAGGCTCCGCGCGCGTAGTCGTCCCCTTCACGCACCACCATCAGCAGCGCGTGCACGTCCGCCCAGCCTTCGCCCATGGAGCGGCCCTGGTTGTTGGTGAGGCCGCTGGCGTTACCGATGAGGCGGTTGCTGATGTAGTGGCCCCACTCGTGGGCGATGATGGTGTTGTCGAGCGTGCCGTCACGGTCCAGGTCCTTGGAGCGGTGCAGGCGCACCTGGACGGTGCTCGCGTTGGCGGCCACCTCCGCCTTCCAGAGGTCCGCCGTCTCCCGGGAGATGGAGGCCACGGGCACCGTGACGCGTGCGTCGTCTCCGCTCATGGAGAGAGGGCCCTCACCGGCATTGGTGTTGGCCACGAGGACCGCGATGGCGCCGGCGTCCTGCGCGTTCAGCGCCTTGGTGACGAAGTCGCAGGCGCCGCGGTCGAGCAGCGCCACGTGGCCGGCGAACGTGCCCGCCTCGAAGGGCGTGCAGCCGAGTGTCCGTCCCGTGGGCGCGAGCACCTGCACCGGACCGTCCAGCGTGTACTCCTGGGCCCCGAAGCGGCTATCCCCGTTCACGTAGGCGCGGGCCAGCGATGCGGGGGCCGTCACCTGGAGGAGGGGCATGCCGTCGAAGACATACATCTGCATGCGGGGCGAGATGCCGTCCGCCGGCGTGGCCATGTTGGCGTTGTTGCGGCCGTTGTAGTCCTGCCCCTCGACGCGCAGCGGGTCACCCTCGATGCCGCCACGGCCGAAGTTCTGCATCTGCGCGTTGCCGGAGGCCTCGTCGAAGCCCGCGTCGTAGTACCAGTCGTGCAGGAAGTTATTGATGAAGAAGAGGTTCACCACCGAGGCCTTCATCTGCTCGATGCTGGAGCCCGGGGCGCGGTGGGGGTCGTAGACGTAGTCGAAGGCGCGCTCACCGGTGATGTCCGCGCGCAGGTCCGCGCCTGGCTGGTAGCCGTCCGGCGCCACCAGGTCCACGTAGGCGTCCACGTTGTTGCCCACGGTCTGCGTGGCGTTGGCGGGCAGCCACGGGTCGTTCCGCGAGAAGGGGCTGTTCTGCAGCTCCACGACGTTGGGCGGAACGTCCAGCGGGGCGTCGTAGCCGTCCAGCTCCTGCCGGGGGAAGGGCGAGCCGGCGGACCCCTGGGGGCCGTCGAACGGGCGGTACGGCGCGGCCGTCTCCGCCCATACAGTGTACCGGTACGTCTGCTCCGCGGCGTGGGCACGCAGGTCATTGCGGAAGAGGACCGCGCCGTCCACGGCCGAGATGACGTAGGAGGTGTAGTCTGAGTCCTTGCTGCTCTTGGGGCCCGCGTTGACCTCCACGTACCAGGCGGGCCGCAGGCCGTCGGGCAGGGTGAAGAAGACCTTCTTCGCGCGCGCGGGAACGACGAGCTGGCCGGGCATCACGGTGCGCACGCCGGGCTCGAAGTCGAACAGCGTGTAGCCGCCGCGGGAGTCCACGGCGATGAATGCGTGCGGCCCCAGCGGGGTGCCGCTCTGGTCCGAGTACGCCGCCGCCACGGCGTCCGCCGCGGAGCGCTGGAAGGCGTTCGCGCCGGTGCGCTGCCGGGCCGCGAGGGTGAGCTCGCTCGGCGCCAGGTAGCCAGTGACGGCCACGGGCGAGAGCGCCTGCGTCATCACCACCTTCACCTCGCTGCGGAACACCTCCACGCCTTCCACCGCCTGGCGGAAGGTCACGATGACGGCGCCCTTGCCCGTCTGGTGTACGGACTGCAACGGCGCGGCGGAGACGTCTTCTCGCTTCAGCCGGTAGAGGTCCGCGACCTGGCCCAGGTAGGCGCGCGCCGCGTCCTCGGGACGGGTGCCAGCGCGGGCCGCGGTCTGCAGGCCCGGGCCGGACTGCATGGACCAGAGGACGGAGGGGACGCCGAGCCGTGTCTCCGTGTGCTCGACTCGCAGGCCGCGGGCATGGGCCTGCTCATCGGCCACGGCGAGTGGCGTGCTGCCAGGCCGCGCGAGGAATGCGTCGAAGTTCGACCGTGGAGCGGCCGAAGCGCTGGTGCCAAGACATGACGCCAGCAGGACATGGGTAAGCCACTGCTTCCTGAGATGCATCGTTCTTCCGGAGAGGAGGGGAGAGACAACGGGGGGCGCGACCCAGACAGGCCGCGCCCCCGACGTTGCGAAGCGGTTGCGGGGTCGCGCCGCCTTCGGGCGCGCCCCTGCGAAAGGGAGGGAGAGGGCGTCAGTCGCGCGGGGGCTGCTCGCGGCGCTTCAGCGAGCGGCGGCGCGTCAGGCCCGCCAGGCCCGCGAGCGCGAAGGGCCAGAGGCCGGCGGCCGAGGTGGACTGGCAGCCGCAGCCGCTGTCCGACTCCGGGTTGGGCTGCGGCTCGGGGGTGCCCGGGCCCGCGTCCGGCGGGGTGGTGCCCGCATCGGGCGTGGTGCCCGCATCGGGCTCGGTGCCCGCGTCGGGCTCGGGGTCGGTGCCCGCGTCGGGCTCGGGGTCGGTGCCCGCATCGGGCTCGGTGCCCGCGTCGGGCTCGGTGCCCGCGTCGGGCTCGGGGTCGGTGCCCGCGTCCGGGGCGTCCGGCGTCCAGAGCGAGGACTGGGCGATGTAGAGGGCGGTGCCCCATTCCACCTGGTCCGTCTCCGGCGGGGCCAGGCCCACGCCGAAGCTGATGTCGCTGTGGCGGTTGATGCTCGGCATGCCGGAGAACACCGGGTTGGAGGGGGTCTCCTGATCCACCCGGGCGTCACCCTTGTCCGAGGGGAGGATGTCGTGCTCGGTGACCACGCGCTTCAAGTTCTCGCCGTCACTCACCCACACCGCGCGGAACCCGTCCGACTTGCGCGTGGCCCGGAAGACCACGTGTCCGCGGTCGTTGATGTCGGGCGGGAATACCTCCACCGTCCCGATGGCTTCGCCGGGCTCGCCCGGCACGTCCATTCCGTTCTGCGCGACCACCTTCAGCTCGTTGCCATCCCACAGGAGGATGGCGGTGCTCTGCCGCCCAGCCGCCTCCAGCAGCGTGGCCTGGATGGCCACCTGGCCCAGGTTGTTGATGGCGGGCTGCACGGCGGCGAAGCGGAAGATGTTGGAGTCCGGGTTGTGCCCGCGCGTGTCCGCGATGACCTGCGACGTCCCATCCGGGTTGAAGATGCGCAGCTCCTGGTACCAGGCGCTGGAGGTGGGCGCTTGCAGGTCCACCGCCGCGGCGATCTGCCCCAGGTCGTTCGCGCCCGGGGAGTAGAGGAACGTGTAGGGGTAGCCCGGGTCGACGTACTTCTCCGCAGCGAGAACCTTCGCGTCGAAGCCACCCGTCGTATTGGGCGTGTACAGCACGTAGGCGTAGCCCGTGCTCAGCGTGACTCGGGCGGCCATCTGCCCCGCCTCGTTCATGACCAGGCTGGACCAACTGGAGGAGCCCAGCGGCGAGCGGACGATCTGCGGCGGCGCGTCTGGTTCGTCCGCGTTCAGCACGTAGATGCCGTTCTTCGACGCGTCATTCGTCCCGGTGACGGCGAAGACCAACTGCCGGTGCGAGTTGAGGCTGACCTCGCCAAGGCGTGCATCCGCTCCCAGGCCGTCAGGGAGCAGGTAGATGCGGCCGCCCTGGCCGTTCTGGCCGTACCAGACGCCCGGACGTCCCTCCCGCGTGATGGCGAGCTGGAAGGCCACCTGCCGGTCCGCGGTGACGGGAATGAAGAAGCTGCCGGCGGAGGTGAGGCTGCCCAATTCGACGTTGTAGGAGCCCTCCTCCGTGTTGACGGCCAGGTTGGTGCGCGCTTGCAACTGGAACGTGTAGTCCGGTAGCTCGGCCGAGGCTGCTCCCGCCAGCAGGAACGCACCCAGCATCACGCCACGCTTCCGGTCGTGAGTGGGGGCGACGGTCCGACGACTGCTCTTCAGCGATGCACCACGAATCATGCGTGCCACCTTTCCAAGGCAGGTAGCCCACCACCATGGAGGGCTGTACTGCCGGTTTCCCGCGCAGGACCCCGTCCCCCCATGGGACCGTCGCTCCGGGCGCGCCGCGCCCGTCACGAGGGCCGCATTCGTCACGGCCTGTTCGCAAAGTTGCTACACACGATTAGCAGGAGCGTCGTTGATTACAAACTGATTCACTCGCAGCGTGCGGCGCGGCAGCGGGCCCGAGGTGTCTGACTCGTGCTGGAACGGGCATTTCAACGGGAATCCGGGCCGATACACGCCACGGAGCGGTGAGAAACCGGAACTGCTGCTCCGACGGATGGCCCGCACTGTTTGTGTGGCGAATGCGCGTTGCAAATGTATCGCCAGTTGCACATGTGGCTGCTTCGAGGTGTCTGGCGCCTGCGCGACGTGTCCCGCCTCCGCCGCATCAGGGGCGGCGCGCTGCGTCGTGTATTCAACGTTCAGGCGTGGTTCTTGATTGAATCGTGGAAGCGTGGACATGGGCGGCTAGCTCTAAAGATCCGCTATGTCTTGAAATGGCATTGGGAGGACGAGAACGTGGCCGTTCTCCAGCGTGGTCGGCTCCTGGGTACGGCGGGCGCACGCACCCCCAAGGCGTACACCGCCCTCGTGGGGCGCAGCGGCTTCAGGCCCCGAGTGCCGAGCAGCAACGGCGCCTCGACTTGCTCCGAGACATCCTCCTGGAACAGGGAGCGACATTCCCATCCGCACCGCGCGCCGCCAGTGGGCCGCATGCTGGCGCTGCGAATCACGCTGCCGGATGCTCCCGAACGCCTCCTCGCCCATGACCAGGTCGCCAAGTCGCGGATGGTGAGCGCAGGCTGAAGGAGCTGCTGGTGAAGGACGCCTCGCGGCTCAAGCGCGGGCGCAACGTTCTGCGCACGGACGTACGGGCGTTGCTGACAACGGACGTATGCGAGCTCGGCAACGCCCCCACCGCCGCTCCCACCGCGGCGGAGGCGAAGAGGCGTCCGGCCCGGCGCACAGCCCGCATGTCATCCTTCAGTGGTCTTTTTTAATCCCGTTGCAACAGTCCGCCTCCTTGCGCTTCGTATGGTTTTCGACTTGTGAAGGGGGTTCGCTAATCTATTGCCCAGGCCGGCATCCCTGCTTTTCGAACGTCCATCTCGCCCGTTGACGGCCAAAGCGCTGCTTCACCTACATCACGTGAATTGGCGTTCACCAGGTCCCGGCGCGTCCGGGCAGAGAAACTCAGACATCGTCTGAGGGGAATCGGAGACACGATATGTCGTTCCCTGTTGTCAAGGCAGCGAACGTGAAGGGAATGGGGTGGAGCGCGGTGCTGCTGGCCGGTCTGGTTGGCTGTGGACAGGAGGCGCGGAAGCCGGCGCCCGAACAGGAAGCCATCGAGGCCGTGAAGGCGCAGGCGCAGCAGCTCCAACCTCCCGCGGGCTGCACCGAAATCACGATGGGGGAACTGGCCAACGGCATCGGGCTGACGCCGACGATGTACTCACCGCAGCCGACGTACCGCGGCAACTTCAACAACTTTGGCGACCCGGCGTTCCCGGACCCGGCGCGCATCCGCCTGGACGTGAACACGGCGCCCGGCGTGTATGACCTGTCCGTGGGTGGAGGCAACACCTTCACCTGTGATCGCTGCGTCTTCGGCTACCAGGATGAGGGCTCGCCCGCGGAGAAGTTCTTCGTCGCCGACGCGGGCACGCTCCTGCTCGCCGTGAAGGTGTCGCCGCAGCAGACCCTTGGCGCGCTGACGAACGTGACGCTGCGTGAGTCGGTGGATGCCCCGCCCCTCAACGCGCCGTACTGGGGCAGCGCGGTGGTTCCGGGCGGCGAGTGCCGGTGGATTCGCTTCGCGACGTGGAACACGGTGCGCCAGGACGGGTGCGACCCTCGCCAGGGCTCGCTGACGGCGAACCTGCCGGACACCACCTGCGTCCCGAATGACTACGTCGCCTCCGACGGCACGCTGGAGCGCGCGCTGGGGACCCAGGTCCAGGGAGAGGCCTGCACGAAGACCGCGGCGGCGAGCGAGTCCGAACTGGCCTCGACGGATTGCGAGCAGGGCTTCGCCTGCACCGACCTGCTGTCGGAGAACGCCCAGTGCCTCAAGACGTGTGACTTCATGGCGCCCAACCCCGGCTGCCCCTCCGGCACCATGTGCGGCGTGTACGGCCTGTGCACCGAGCAGTCCGTCCTCGAGCAGAACGGCTTCACGTTCGACCCCGCGCTGACTGGTGAGATCTGCAGCCTGGAATTCGCGCATTACTGTGGCACCGAGGGCGCGCGTGGTGTGTGTGCCGACCTGAACCGCGACGGCAAGGGCGAGTGCTACCCCTACCACCGCGCCCGCTCCGAGTGTGGCCCGGGCGATGAGCTGGGTTACATGAACTACGCGCTCTCCGGTGGCGGCTTCGACCGCGGCCACGGCTTCTGCTACCACGACGGCCTCTAGCCTTCTCCGCCATTGCCCGGTCCCTCACGTGGGCCGGGCAGTGGTGCCTTCCAGGGCGGCGCCATGAGGGGGAATCTGGCCACACTGTTGCTGGAGGCAGTCGAGCTGGGACGCGGGCTGACTTCCGCGGAGTCACGGCGCCGCGAATGACCCGTGTGCCATCTTGTTGGCCTTGTGCCAATGCATTGGCAAAAAGGACGACAGTCTGGCGGGCACGTGGCAATGGGGACACCACTCACAAGGAGCTAGGCTGAACCATGGCCACTGGTTTTACGACCGAGCGTGTGCTCTCGGTGCAACACTGGTCTGACCGTCTCTTCTCCATCGTCTGCACGCGCGACAGCGGCTTCCGATTCCAGAACGGTCAGTTCGTGATGATGGGCCTCGAGGTCGAAGGTCGCCCGCTCATGCGCGCGTACTCGATGGCGAGCGCGAACTACGACGACACGCTCGAGTTCTACTCCATCAAGCTCCAGGACGGCCCGCTCACCTCGCGATTGCAGAAGGTCGCTCCGGGCGATCAAGTGCTCGTGGGCACGAAGGCGGTGGGCACGCTCACCGTCGCGAACCTCAGGCCGGGTCGTCACCTGTGGATGCTCGCCACCGGCACCGGCCTCGCGCCGTTCCTGAGCATGGTGAAAGACCCCGAGACCTGGGAGCGCTTCGAGCGCGTCACCGTGGTGCACGGCTGTCGCCACGTGAGCGACCTCTCGTACTCGAAGTTCTTCGAAGAGGTACTGCCGAACGACCCGTACCTGGGTGATCTCGTGCGCGAGAGGCTGACGTACTTTCCGACGGTCACGCGTGAGCCGTTCCGCAATCAGGGCCGTATCACCGACCTGCTTCGCGCGAAGCCGCTCTCACCCGAGCACGATCGCGTCGTCATCTGCGGCAGCCACGAGATGATCAAGGAGACCGCGACCATTCTCGAAGGCTTCGGCTTCGAGGAAGGCGACTCACACGAGCGCGGCGACTTCCTCATCGAGAAGGCCTTCGCCAGTCGTTGAGCCCCCGCCACGCCTCATCGAATGACGATGCGGTGCGCCACCTCGCGCCGGAGGGGCACCGGCGGCGGACTCGCGGTTCCACCGCCGGGCACCGGCTTCCCTCACGGTGTCACGGTAGGGAGACCTGGACGGGACCGTGGCCGGACGGCGTGTTCCCGTCTCCGAGCTGGCCGGAAACATCGGAGCCAAAGGCCCACACTGCCTGGTCGTTACGCAGGATGAGTGAATGGCCGCCGCCCGCGAAGACGGACGTGACGCCGGTCAGCCCGGAGACCTGCACGGCGGTATGTCGGTCGGTATTCGTCCCGTCGCCGAGTTGGCGATCTTCGTTCTTGCCCCAGGCCCGGAGGGTGTTGTCGCTCAGCAGGGCCAGCGAATGGTAGCCACCCGCGGCCACGGCGATGGCACCTGTGACTCCGGGCACCTGCACGGGGCTCTCTCGCTGGGTGGTCGTCCCATCACCGAGCTCACCTTTCAGGTTCCACCCCCAGGCCCAGACGGTGCCGTCGTTGCGCAAGGCCACCGAATGGTACATGCCCGCGGCCACGGCGATGACGCCGGTCAGCCCGGGCACCTGCACGGGGAGGGGGCGGCTGACGGTCGTTCCGTCGCCGAGCTCGCCATGGAAGTTGAGTCCCCAGGCCCAGACGGTGCCGTCGGCGCCGAGGGCCAGTGAATGGCCGGTGCCCGCGGCGAGCGCGGTGATGTTGCTCAAGCCAGACACCCGCACCGGGGTCAGGCGATCGGTGGTCGTCCCGTCGCCGAGCTCGCCGCTCCCGTTCATCCCCCAGGCCCAGACGGTGCCGTCGGCGTCCAGGGCCAGCGAGAAGCTGGAGCCCGCGGCAACGGAGATGGCGCCGGTCAACCCGGATACCTGCACAGGGGCGTACTGGGTGGAGGTCGTCCCATCACCGAGCGCGCCGCCGTTGAGCCCCCAGGCCCAGACGGTGCCGTCGGCGCGTGAGGCCAGCGAGTGGGCGTGGCCCCCTGCCACGGCCGTAGCGTCGGTCAACCCCGGCACCTGCACAGGGGCGTGGCGCGTGGCGTTCGTCTCATCGCCGAGCTGGCCGAAGGAGTTGTGCCCCCAGCTCCATAGGGTGCCATTGCCACGAATGGCCAGCGAGTG
This window contains:
- a CDS encoding myxosortase-dependent M36 family metallopeptidase yields the protein MHLRKQWLTHVLLASCLGTSASAAPRSNFDAFLARPGSTPLAVADEQAHARGLRVEHTETRLGVPSVLWSMQSGPGLQTAARAGTRPEDAARAYLGQVADLYRLKREDVSAAPLQSVHQTGKGAVIVTFRQAVEGVEVFRSEVKVVMTQALSPVAVTGYLAPSELTLAARQRTGANAFQRSAADAVAAAYSDQSGTPLGPHAFIAVDSRGGYTLFDFEPGVRTVMPGQLVVPARAKKVFFTLPDGLRPAWYVEVNAGPKSSKDSDYTSYVISAVDGAVLFRNDLRAHAAEQTYRYTVWAETAAPYRPFDGPQGSAGSPFPRQELDGYDAPLDVPPNVVELQNSPFSRNDPWLPANATQTVGNNVDAYVDLVAPDGYQPGADLRADITGERAFDYVYDPHRAPGSSIEQMKASVVNLFFINNFLHDWYYDAGFDEASGNAQMQNFGRGGIEGDPLRVEGQDYNGRNNANMATPADGISPRMQMYVFDGMPLLQVTAPASLARAYVNGDSRFGAQEYTLDGPVQVLAPTGRTLGCTPFEAGTFAGHVALLDRGACDFVTKALNAQDAGAIAVLVANTNAGEGPLSMSGDDARVTVPVASISRETADLWKAEVAANASTVQVRLHRSKDLDRDGTLDNTIIAHEWGHYISNRLIGNASGLTNNQGRSMGEGWADVHALLMVVREGDDYARGAYAVGGYVSGGGGGDGYYYGVRRAPYATAPTLASSRNALTFRHIENGNPLPTSHPLAYGQAGLGNSAVHSSGEVWASMLWECYVSLLQAHPFQEAQDRMKHYLVAGYKATPVSPTFLEARDALLAVTAASDPADYQRFLQAFAKRGAGMGAKAPDRDSMDHVGVVESFAAGNFIEVTSLRLDDALEGCDKDGVLDVGETGLLRVSVRNVGSGSLGAFSGTVSTTSSTATLEFPSGNTLTFSSMGRGGTATATLPVRLAAAQPNAHAGLRITFDEPSLPASASSTTFDPRVNYDEVPGAAAEDDFEGALSSWTSSTWLNPYGEADWKVQGPEGGRYMHAPNPAVQADLFLISPWMKVNETGAFSFSFRYRHSFESDIYPGGSIFPYYDGAVLEFTHDGLQWYDIAAMGVASIYSIDPTDGSPGYIEQGPNPLMYRNAWVGQNVTQENGKTVRFPEWSTAELRLADMFAGKNVQFRFRIGTDTAVGAYGFDLDDVRFTNVERMPFSGRVDEQGDGATCNQRPVANAGRDVGSPSAPVYERVRNPETGALELVRHTLDGTASYDPEGQPLTYHWTQVSGPAVTLVNADTATPSFTADVPDDSILTFQLVVRDGLETSAAHQVRAWVLNVNRAPTAVVTAPAEVAEFSSEPVTLDARASSDPDGELISYKWAQTSGPAVALKAGSSATPSFKVPEVAADTQLTFTLVVNDGRAQSKTATVTVMVRNVDRAPVADAGSEQVVDPLATASLSATAVDPDGDALTWTWRQVEGPAVELQGADTATPSFTAPEVRAETVLRFEAIASANGLSSAPMTATVTVRHANKAPQALPRLVGDARSGAQVTLDASASSDPDGDALTFGWKQVAGPSVTLSASEGAQVTFRAPEVKQAVTLHFELTATDARGGASTAVLGVTVQPSSSGSSGGCSSTGGSSPGLLLSLFGLLVGAVRTRRRA
- a CDS encoding MXAN_5453 family MXYO-CTERM-anchored protein — its product is MIRGASLKSSRRTVAPTHDRKRGVMLGAFLLAGAASAELPDYTFQLQARTNLAVNTEEGSYNVELGSLTSAGSFFIPVTADRQVAFQLAITREGRPGVWYGQNGQGGRIYLLPDGLGADARLGEVSLNSHRQLVFAVTGTNDASKNGIYVLNADEPDAPPQIVRSPLGSSSWSSLVMNEAGQMAARVTLSTGYAYVLYTPNTTGGFDAKVLAAEKYVDPGYPYTFLYSPGANDLGQIAAAVDLQAPTSSAWYQELRIFNPDGTSQVIADTRGHNPDSNIFRFAAVQPAINNLGQVAIQATLLEAAGRQSTAILLWDGNELKVVAQNGMDVPGEPGEAIGTVEVFPPDINDRGHVVFRATRKSDGFRAVWVSDGENLKRVVTEHDILPSDKGDARVDQETPSNPVFSGMPSINRHSDISFGVGLAPPETDQVEWGTALYIAQSSLWTPDAPDAGTDPEPDAGTEPDAGTEPDAGTDPEPDAGTDPEPDAGTEPDAGTTPDAGTTPPDAGPGTPEPQPNPESDSGCGCQSTSAAGLWPFALAGLAGLTRRRSLKRREQPPRD
- a CDS encoding Ig-like domain-containing protein: MPDDSPCAAGCGSGTVCDEAADNGRGVCVQCLSDAQCGGDTPVCDITSKSCKTCLEGADGSAQGCLTGQVCNAGGNGGLGVCEGCGSNAECAEGTPQCKPGTPGVCVECLENSHCANGAQPVCSDNNVCGCTESAQCGGETPLCDTARDNGQGECVECIDNGQCTARQSCNAAGRCETLTGLDEANAQIAAFHAAPTGDLPEPLSLQGAFVTAITPDTAEPRGFFVQATAEGPALFVSHSDAVQVAVGDRVSFKVVTKILQSGNAAADYKLDTASVISDFQKLSSGHPVRKLAADGGLVTHVTDDAVVNLDTYESRLVRVTGRVTTTAGAGKQAGTGYKIAQFAMDGTPLTGGLGPRLRMPTGLADLVGVGLNCRVSVEAGVMWRYDDATNTPNPQTPYYPMPLVTAFSLSDFSVDCSGTAITLKVQTVVPLSPTQLRVTFEPGIDPGTLADVATQFTFGDSGLTASAYTLDEKTLVLTTTAQEPGTQYTLSVDPSVKSYTGVSVSGTATFKGYRVPALLVINEVNPNITTGVSATNNRDLIELKAVTAGAIEGITLTEEATSVSRLATLPDVTVAAGDLIVIHFRPNSAELAAGNDTLSKDEKTYETFYPGAWDVVTGTSSHPTFNDRLLRLANPQGDTQDVVAFSHKSMTAARPPNYPVVLRAAQEEGHWSPVDCRGETATPVPCAYDSAPLTALDVSVDWGVVEENTQSVSRYQGADTHSMVDWAFSETSSFGEENPARP